From Hypomesus transpacificus isolate Combined female chromosome 3, fHypTra1, whole genome shotgun sequence:
GCTGTTTTTGTAATAAAAGCTATTGTTAACAATATGAGCTTCTGGGCTTGTTGTCTCGTGCAGCTAAGTGGAGACTTGGGATCTTTCACATTtaactcatttagcagatgctttcatctaCTAAATGACACACTAATAGTGTACACTGTACAGATGGATAGAGACAGATCATAGGTGCACAGTTCTAACAGTTTTTCAGTGATGAGAGTCAAGGAACAATCTTTGCCAGGCACAATCATCTCAAACATctcagatagtgtgtgtgtgtgtgtgtgtgtcgtgtgaggCATGATCGAGAAGGAGATGAGCTTCTGAAGAAAGGATTTAAGAGAAGTgtgaacatttttattttggttgTGTAAAGAAAATGTCAAGGCATGACAGCAGTTTGTAACAATTTGGATCGAATCTGCAACACCCTATAACAAAGAAAATTCGACCCGACCAAAATGCTTATGATCAAATGGCTCAATGACCACAAGCCTTTGTTCGCTAAACCATCACAGCCATGGAAAGTGCTACCTTCAATTTGTAAACACCACATGGAAACTCAAACCCTCAATTAGTGTATTCATCATGCCGGGGCCGCCCACTGGTGCCAACCCTCCGCTCTACATCAAACTGCGCCGTACAGAAGAGGCGGAGTCGGTCATCCAGTTCCTATGGGGACCAGGCTGAGAGGGAAAACGTTTGCTTGCTACATTTACAGAACTGAATGCTCATCCGCTCAGAATATGCATGTCAACTCTGCGCGCTCCAAGCATCTCTTGTAGCTGACCGTCAAAACGACACCTCGTAAGTTTTTTACATTGATTTTTACTATCCATCAACAGGTGGTTATTCGAGTATCCTATTATGAAATGACACTGTTAAAATGATTGTTTAATGTGTTGAGATTAAActttattttcttttgttttgacAAATTACAGTATTGTCTTTAGATTTCAGCAGGCTGTTCTTTCACTCACGGTTATTACACTGTTTAGCCGACTTGTTCAGCTTTTATGGCATAAGATACCGGGGCTTAAGAAGTGAGGAACTTTGATTTAATCTAATTACAGCATGATTTTTGGTCCACATACGCTACTTTCAAATGCTGTAGGCTATGTTTATCTAAGAGCGTATACTTTGCAATGCAAATGTTTTCGTTACGCAATAACTGTTCAGAGGCAGGTGTAGCGTTTCCTGGAGCTCTCTTGAGAATCTTGTCCAACATGTTTACGTTAGAAGTCCATGGACAGTAACACAGCACTGTAGGCTATATTACGTGATATAATTGTTACCATTAAAATGGTTATTGTGCGCAATGAGTTTGCTTTAAAATGTTTAACCCGCTGGATTGTATTTTCTATGCTTTTAACCTATTGCTTGGTATTTATTGTTGTATCAGATGCTGACACAGACTACATTAAGACATTTAATTTGACAGTTACCCTTTGTTAAAGCGTTTTTTAGCTGCTGAACAAGaccgaaaaaaaaacaaatgaaagaaataaatgaataagCCTACATATACTGCTATTTTAAAAGTTGATGTGTAACTCCTTTAGGCTGGTCTGTGTGCTCCGGGGTGAAGGTGTGAATCTGCTGATGAACTGTGAGTGCTCCTTGCCCTGCCCCAGCATGGAGAAGTATGAGAAAATAGGAAAGATTGGAGAAGGATCCTACGGAGTAGTCTTCAAGTGCAGGAACAAAGACAACGGACAAATTGTGGCAATTAAGAAGTTCGTTGAGTCCGAAGACGACCCCATCATTAAGAAGATTGCGTTGAGAGAAATTAGGATGCTAAAGGTAACACAGCCTTGGAATTGTATTTTCTCTCCGACTAAACCATCTTTCCCTTGAGCTAGGGAGGCGAACCCTAGCTGTCCATGGCGGCGAGTTTCTCACGCCGTTTTAAGGCGCTGACCTTTCTGAATAGCTTCTGTTAAAACCCCATCAAGACTTGTTTTGACGGTTTTGACTCTGGAAAACAACAGAGTTAAACAGTTAACAGTTAACAGGGTTAAACCGCCCTTACACTTCATAAAGTTTCACCCACATTTGAATATCGCTCTAATTATGGTCTGAAACAAGGATAGCCTACATTGTGCAAGTTTGAAACAAGCATCTTTCTCTGGTTTCAGCACAAGTTTTCATTTTAATAAAATAATGTAATATTAATTTTAGAACTGAGTATTTATTATATTGTCCAGTCATAAAGTCATTAtcgtgtttatttttatttttttattcagaGGTATCTTAAGGGTTATATTTTGAAAAATACACCAGATAGTATTGTTGCTGTCAGCCAGTAGCTTGATGAGTCATCACAGGGCTCCTGTCATTTCTCCTAAACAGGTTCGGATGGAGATAGGTCACCATGGCAGGCAGCTGTTTATAACTGTTTGTAAAGGCTGTTTTGTTTCGAGTTTGTTTGGTTAGGCGTGTGGAAGCTTGCCTGAACAAACTAAACATAAAATGCATTGATTACTTTATCTGTCACAAACATTGCTCAGTATCGCTGCTCTGTTGAACACAGCCTATGCACAGGGCTGTGTAAGGTTTTAATTAACTTTAATTTATACAGCTATGTCCATTGAGAACAACGTATTTCTTGCAATCGTCCCTTGTGCTGCAAGTAGGCCCTATACTGTGTAAAACTGTATGGTGTTTTTGTTTCTACTCTACCCAGCAACTGAAACACTCCAACCTGGTGAACTTGATTGAGGTGTTTCGACGTAAACGGAAGCTGCACCTGGTTTTTGAGTATTGTGACCACACAGTCCTCAATGAGCTGGACCGCTACCCCAGAGGGTGAGACACACGCATGCGTGCACTCaggaacacagaaacacacattgtGTTTACCACTGACTACACCCACATCTTTAGTCATGGAAAGATAGTATGCCTGCTTCCTAATGATCACTAACGCAAGTTACTTCATCCAACCAGCCGTTAGACTACAGGAAATGCACTCCTTTGGTGCTCTCTACATGACTAAAGTACACACCCAAACCTCCCCCCAGTTCCCCTTTTACACAGAGTACTTCATCCCCGTACACTGCAGGCATTGTAAAGTACAAGGTGTTGACgtggagagaagcagaggacTATCCGCTTGTTATAATCCTTTTAGGTGTCTGACAGGCTGCGTGCAGAAAGACATGAAGAATCAGCTGCATTCTATCAGTGTACACTAAGTATGGTACTATTCTATCCGAACCTCGTGCATTCGTTTTAGTGTACACTACACTGCTCCGTGGTGGCTTCAGTGTTTGACTGTTGCCAAGGAGGCTGTCCTGGTGGTTGTGGAATGTTTACAGTGATGCACACTCCCAGACGGCCATAGCTGGCAGGGCTGCTAGCTGCAGGGGTTCTGAGGCGCTCTCCGAAATTTGTACTCTGTCCGTGGTGTTGGTACCCCAGGAGGTACCcccagcctgggggaggggggggggggggggaggggccacaGCCAGGGGAATGAGGTGGTTATTAATTGCCAGTCACAAGCCTCGATTTAGCCATAACCCAGGCAACGCTGATAGATAGACCCTGTATCAACAAAGCCTCAGGCAGCCCAGTCACAATAGCAGGGCCCTTAACTGGCCTCCAGTTCCTCCCCTCAAGAaccagaggaacaggagagagacccaGCCTGGATGCTGGCTGCTGCCTTCCTGACTGTTTGTGTTTGACCCACAGTGTTCCGGAACACCTGGTGAAGAGTATTACCTGGCAAACACTCCAAGCCGTCAACTTCTGCCACAAACAGAATGTAAGTAGTTATCTGTCTGCTCGCTTTTACAAGGAGAGACACGAACACTGTTTGAATTCTTTTCAGTCTTTGTGACTACTGTCGACCTTTTACTATCCAGGAGTTAGGCCTATGTAGTTTAGCACTCTTGGAGTCGTTTTCCCCAACTCTTAAAATCCACTTCACTTCACTTTTCAGCTATTTCAATATCATCCTGTCCTCCCTGGCAGCCGACATGGGTTAATTGTTCTCTTTTACTGGAATTCTTTTCTCCTCGCTGACCAGTAGTTAATGTATCACAGGGACACAGCGGCAGGGCCCTTTTAACAGTCTGGGGAGTCAACGTCTGATTCGTTTTTTAGCTTCTCACAAACGCGTCTGCATCACAGACTTATTCCGAGACCACAGGTGCTATTTAAACTCCCAGAAGGGCTGATAGTTGGAACAGTCCACTTGGTTCTGAAGGTCATTCAGTGACTAACTGCATTGTCTCACTTTGTTGCAGTGCATTCACAGAGATGTTAAACCAGAGAACATTCTTATCACGAAACACCAGGTCATCAAGCTCTGCGACTTTGGATTTGCCAGAATACTGAGTAGGTGTTTCATGTCTGAATGTAATGCTCCTGTAGAAGACTCCTGTTTGTGCCACTTCCACCTGGTGGACACTAAGTGTACTGCAACCACAACATTCCATCCATTCCCTCTCCATTGAACTGAGAGGGATTTCATTTAAACGTTCCCTTGTGTGTTTGGTGCCCTGTTTGTTGCATTTAAAActcgttttgtgtgtgttttgtaccaTAGCTGCGAATTTGGTATTGGAAACGTGTAATTTCTTCCGTCATAGGTTGTGCCTCTGCTGTGACCCTGTCGTTGACGTGTCATGCCTGTTCTGTTTCCCCTCAGCCGGCCCGTGTGACTACTACACAGACTACGTGGCGACGCGCTGGTACCGGGCCCCGGAGCTGCTGGTGGGGGACACCCAGTACGGCCCCCCCGTCGACGTGTGGGCGGTGGGCTGCGTCTTCGCTGAGCTGCTCTCCGGGGTTCCGCTCTGGCCCGGGAAGTCCGACATGGACCAGCTGTACCTCATTAGAAAGACTCTGGGTAGGGGGACTGTTGGTGTGGTTTTCACTCCTTGACCCTCTTTTTTTGGTCATTCGTTTGTATTCCTTCGATGCATGAAATGAGCATCTCTCTAAGAGTGCGAATGTGAAGTCTTATTTATTGAGGTCATCTCAGTTGTCGGAGAGATGGTTTTTTCTGTCGTGTGCAGGAGATCTGACCCTTCGACACCAGCAGGTTTTCAGTAATAACCAGTTCTTCAGTGGAGTTTCCATTCCAGAACCACAAGAGATGGTGAGTTCCAGATCACCTTTTTTCCAGTTTGGTTAATATTAAGCAAAAACAACTGTCAGTATGaaaagttttgtttttttgtgtatgtCTCTTTAAAGGAACCTCTGGAGCAGAGATATCCTCATATCTCATATCAAGCACTAAGTCTTATGAAGGTACACTTTAACCACAATGTGAAAACAAACTTTGCATCTTCTCCCATGATTCTCcctctttttttgttgctgttttcCCCCCTAACTCGACTGACCTCTctccttgacctctgaccccagggCTGCCTGCGGATGGACCCTCTGGAGCGTCTGACCTGCGGGCAGCTGCTGGAGCACCCCTACTTCGACACCCAGCGGGAGAAGAGCGAGAGCGCCTCGCGCGAGCTCGACCGTGCCACCAGGAGGCGCTCACGCATCACGCGGAAACACCTTCCCCCCGGGGTGAGGAACATGACcgcatcaggaactgctgtttGAAATGATCTCGTGCGAAGAAGTGTTGCTTTGACAGTGgttttttttacgttttagAAGAAATTGTATCTACTGTTTTGTTATACTTTCTGGTATGTTGTGTGCTTGGACAGTGGTTTTCAGGGATGTTTGCGCTGACTTCTAAAGTAACTTCTTTTCACCTTTCCAGTACTTACCACAGCTGACAAGTAGCAGCATCTTTCCAGCTCTGGACAACAAGAAATACTACAACAACTTACGAAAGTTCAACTACCACTTCCCTAACATCTGAGTATACTGCATCCCTGTTGCTACGTCAATATTTACAACCATGATAAGCTTTTCAGTCAGTGCAGGATAGCCCTGGGAAACAGTCAGAAGATCCATGGTTTTGATTGGGCGTGCAGGTGTGTCTCCTGGTTATGATGTCATTCTATGCACTTGTGTAATACTGAACTGTCATGTCAGGATCTTGGAGGATTTCCTGTCCGACCACAGTGAGAACCTTCAGGAGTGGAGCCTGGCTGTTTTACCCTCTGAGCATATATGTTAACAATTCTTCGAATACCACCAACTTGACCCTAAAAGTACAATTACTGGAAGTACCATTTCTCAGTGGCTTTGCCTGTATTTAAGGCCTATTTAGTTGTATTTTGTGTGACTATTTAGAATGACAACGAGCAGAAAATCTGCTCTGCTTTGTAGGTGTTTGTGTAGAATTACATCATGACATACTGCCTTATCTTGTTTGCCAAATGTCTTTTATATATTGAGTAAGTGATGTTTCTTGGTGGCAAACTGACTTGTTTTGGTTAATACTGATTGTCTTCAGTAAGTTATAATAATGTGTTTCAATTTACCGTCATCAAATAGTTAAAACATGGTATAGCCAGCAAAGTCCATCTtgttttattcaaaataatGTCTAAAAGCCAGACTGTTTACTGCACTTTAGACTGTTCTCTGAAATGTGGTACATGcagtaaataaaacaaaacaattctTCATGTAGTAACGATTCCTCAAATAAGGTGCTAAGGATTTAACTAGCCATGTATCTTCCACCTGACACAATGAAATGCCAAATTAATCCTGGTTTAAATGACTAATGATTCGTTGTCATCCTCCATTTTTTCACGTAGATATCTTCCTCGATGTACTTTTTGTATGGTTGTGCTTGATACGACGAATGCCGAAAAAAGACTAGGATAGGCAAATCTGTCAAACTACGTTGAAGTCAGTGGAATAAAGTGCTGTATAATGAAAGCCTCAGCCTTCCCCATTCTTCCCCCCCACATCAGCTTCGGAGGGAGCTTCTATCATGTTGTCATGGCACCTGTGATGGCCACAGGCTCCACGACAGCCCCTGCTGCTGGCTAAGCCCCTCTGAACCCAGGACTGGGATGCACAGGGAGTCACGCTAGTCAAGGTCCAGGTCTATTTCCAGGCGGGGCAGAGCCGTCTGTAACCTCTCCACAGTCTTGTCCTTCTCCTTCAGCCCAGGCAGGTCACTGAGAAATAACGTCTCCAGCCTCCTTTGGGTTGTACCATCCCAGCATAAAATAGAAATTACTAACATGACTGAATGAGAGGTATGACGTCACTGACAAAAAGGTGCTCTGTCGCTCGAATGGATGTCAAACACACTCACCGGAGCTTGTGCAGAGCAATGACGCCCTTATCTGTCACGTTACCACAGGAAACCACCTCCAGAGCATGCAAGCTGTCCTGCAGGTTCTCCACTGAGCTCAGCTTCTCCAGACAGGCATCCTCAATATAAATGCACTTGTTGAACTTGATTTCCTCCAAATACTGCAAGCCGTCTATGAAGCAGAAAGAAATGCGTTCAGAACGTCCACCGACTGACCGCCGCGTCCTCTCAACTCTAGTTTCAACTGTGAACCCAGAAAGGCTTGGCCTGGCATGACACCTGACACAGGGTCACAGATGACGCCGAGAAGTCTCTCTTACGGGTGTAAAACATCCCGCTAGCTGACGTCACTGGAGGCTACACTGTCTGGGAGAGAGCGGCTTTCACCTCGCATGCCCCAGAACACAGCCTGGTGTCGTGTTTTGAGCTGAATCGTCAAGA
This genomic window contains:
- the cdkl1 gene encoding cyclin-dependent kinase-like 1, which gives rise to MLIRSEYACQLCALQASLVADRQNDTSLVCVLRGEGVNLLMNCECSLPCPSMEKYEKIGKIGEGSYGVVFKCRNKDNGQIVAIKKFVESEDDPIIKKIALREIRMLKQLKHSNLVNLIEVFRRKRKLHLVFEYCDHTVLNELDRYPRGVPEHLVKSITWQTLQAVNFCHKQNCIHRDVKPENILITKHQVIKLCDFGFARILTGPCDYYTDYVATRWYRAPELLVGDTQYGPPVDVWAVGCVFAELLSGVPLWPGKSDMDQLYLIRKTLGDLTLRHQQVFSNNQFFSGVSIPEPQEMEPLEQRYPHISYQALSLMKGCLRMDPLERLTCGQLLEHPYFDTQREKSESASRELDRATRRRSRITRKHLPPGYLPQLTSSSIFPALDNKKYYNNLRKFNYHFPNI